In one window of Miscanthus floridulus cultivar M001 chromosome 12, ASM1932011v1, whole genome shotgun sequence DNA:
- the LOC136496096 gene encoding replication protein A 70 kDa DNA-binding subunit B-like — translation MEYTLVSQINPSRHNWTIKVRVARMWKVSWNPKATGVTGMELLLVDEEGVGIAACIGHKDLGKFADSLVEGRPYMIKKFQVSRQPRKYNPVPNPHTIYFTPWTSVEEISTALAAQLPLHSFNFVDFEALDRKRRRNEHGLADIIGQLTVIHPVVRSSSLNGVAVRRVLELRDLSDRVMQITLWGDHATSFEDQFLIETIDKDEPVVIVFAGLQVKQYIGSTTCVSGDATRWYMNIDLPEMNAFRASLQGRGSEVVFLPGDDDADAGVADDASANRKTVAALLTLDPHDINGVRFTCDATIREIDVSNGWWYKGCSICRRGLKATFDGFECTNCDEDKPVVIPSYKLNAIVEDPTGRVKIFLFGGVAEQVVRRTAAELVEESSSNQILLPAPLRGLVGRRYVFQVVISEQTFRTGQLCFQARRVFPDPTSVEARGPPGRPPHDPRDPKAMNMIGPSNVASTKDRPTQGLAISEVPSDPEGSSTPPDPVTVGGTKTSSIKGKVVPSAVHEDHGTVLGKRPRSARKELFSAKKGGPRCVKGFMGHASALASALDGSKGARSVMVWMDACSRAKMLPVDKLQLVCTAILQASSAFQGRNWVNSASIYSGSPSLSCV, via the exons GCACAATTGGACCATCAAGGTTAGAGTTGCTAGGATGTGGAAGGTATCTTGGAATCCTAAGGCAACGGGTGTAACTGGCATGGAACTTCTTCTGGTTGATGAAGAG GGTGTGGGTATTGCAGCTTGCATCGGGCATAAAGACCTGGGAAAATTTGCTGATTCTTTAGTGGAAGGCCGCCCGTATATGATAAAAAAATTCCAAGTTAGCAGACAGCCAAGAAAGTACAACCCTGTGCCAAACCCACACACAATCTATTTTACACCGTGGACTTCCGTAGAGGAGATATCTACGGCGCTGGCCGCTCAGCTTCCTCTCCATAGTTTTAATTTTGTGGACTTTGAGGCCTTAGACCGCAAGCGGAGGAGGAACGAACATGGCCTAGCAG ATATTATTGGACAGCTTACAGTCATTCATCCTGTGGTGCGATCTAGCAGTCTAAATGGTGTGGCCGTGCGGAGGGTGCTGGAGCTACGTGATCTAAG CGATCGTGTCATGCAAATTACTTTGTGGGGCGACCATGCAACCTCTTTTGAGGACCAGTTTCTTATTGAAACCATTGATAAAGATGAGCCCGTTGTGATTGTTTTTGCTGGGTTGCAAGTTAAGCAATACATAG GCTCCACAACATGTGTGAGCGGTGATGCCACCAGATGGTACATGAACATTGACCTTCCAGAGATGAACGCTTTTCGTGCTAG TTTACAGGGGAGAGGATCTGAGGTCGTGTTCCTGCCAGGCGATGATGATGCGGACGCCGGTGTTGCTGATGATGCAAGCGCCAATAGGAAAACTGTTGCAGCCCTCCTAACATTGGATCCCCATGACATCAAT GGTGTTCGTTTTACCTGTGATGCAACCATAAGAGAAATAGACGTTTCGAATGGTTGGTGGTATAAAGGTTGCAGTATATGCCGTCGGGGACTGAAGGCTACATTTGATGGCTTCGAATGTACAAACTGTGATGAGGATAAACCAGTGGTTATTCCCAG CTATAAGCTGAATGCGATCGTCGAGGATCCAACTGGCCGTGTGAAAATATTTCTCTTCGGAGGAGTAGCTGAACAGGTTGTTCGGCGGACTGCCGCTGAACTTGTTGAAGAAAGCTCATCCAATCAGATTTTGCTGCCTGCACCCCTTCGCGGCCTTGTTGGTCGAAGGTATGTGTTCCAGGTGGTTATAAGTGAGCAAACCTTTAGAACCGGGCAGCTCTGCTTCCAAGCTAGGAGGGTGTTTCCTGATCCAACGTCTGTTGAGGCTCGTGGTCCTCCTGGGCGTCCGCCGCATGATCCTAGGGATCCCAAAGCTATGAACATGATTGGACCCTCAAACGTTGCCTCTACAAAAGACCGCCCAACACAAGGTCTTGCTATTTCTGAAGTTCCTAGTGATCCAGAAGGTAGCTCAACTCCACCTGATCCTGTGACAGTAGGTGGTACCAAGACCTCATCCATCAAGGGGAAGGTTGTACCCTCTGCTGTCCATGAGGACCATGG CACTGTTCTAGGCAAGAGACCAAGGTCTGCTCGCAAGGAGCTATTCTCTGCAAAGAAAGGCGGACCAAG ATGTGTCAAGGGATTCATGGGTCATGCATCTGCACTAGCATCAGCTTTGGATGGGTCCAAGGGTGCACGTTCTGTCATGGTGTGGATGGATGCGTGTTCCCGTGCAAAAATGTTGCCAGTGGACAAGCTGCAGCTCGTGTGCACAGCCATTTTGCAGGCCAGCAGCGCATTCCAAGGAAGGAACTGGGTTAACAGTGCCAGCATTTATTCAGGTAGCCCATCCTTGTCATGTGTGTAG
- the LOC136498464 gene encoding coniferyl alcohol acyltransferase-like, producing the protein MVKEGTTDGAWHGHGRDEVTITAVSTVAPALPVQEHRLPLSNLDLILPPIDVSVFFCYADPAGGRSHHPAAVLKAALAKTLVAYYPLAGEVVANAAGEPELLCSGRGVDVAEATADGTLLRDLRLGLPDESVEPLVPKKKAGVMSVQVTRFKCGGTVVGCTFDHRVCDAYSFNMFLVAWAAAARGSSAPPAPSFHRSFLAPREPAPLSCTTGNLADRLFVPVSLAPALPDTAATNRIYCVSADDVAALQASAGSGRTKLEAFTAHLWQLYAKAAAASRRQQQSCCMGVVVDGRTRLRRDGAMEAYFGNVLTIPYGVMGTDALHGMALADVAGDVHRWVAEAATGEHFRELVNWVEAQRPEPTVARAYLGRGHGGEDAMACVVSSGMRLPVGEVDFGWGRPAFASYHFPWPGGAGYVMPMPSARGDGDWVVYVHAAPEVVEVMEAEPTVFRALEEANYLFDWAN; encoded by the exons ATGGTCAAGGAAGGCACCACCGACGGCGCCTGGCATGGGCACGGCCGTGATGAGGTGACCATCACGGCCGTCTCGACGGTGGCGCCGGCGCTGCCGGTGCAGGAGCACCGACTGCCGCTGTCGAACCTGGACCTCATCCTCCCGCCCATCGACGTCAGCGTCTTCTTCTGCTACGCGGACCCCGCCGGCGGCCGCAGCCACCACCCGGCCGCGGTCCTCAAAGCGGCGCTGGCCAAGACGCTGGTGGCGTACTACCCGCTGGCCGGGGAGGTGGTGGCCAACGCGGCGGGCGAGCCGGAGCTGCTGTGCAGCGGCCGCGGGGTGGACGTCGCGGAGGCGACCGCCGACGGCACCCTGCTGCGGGacctgcgcctgggcctgcccgACGAGAGCGTCGAGCCGCTCGTGCCCAAGAAGAAGGCCGGCGTCATGTCCGTGCAG GTGACCAGGTTCAAGTGCGGCGGCACCGTCGTCGGGTGCACCTTCGACCACCGCGTCTGCGACGCCTACTCCTTCAACATGTTCCTCGTCGCGTGGGCCGCAGCCGCCCGCGGCAGCTCAGCACCTCCGGCCCCGTCCTTCCACCGCTCGTTCCTCGCGCCGCGTGAACCAGCACCGCTCAGCTGCACCACCGGCAACCTCGCGGATCGCCTCTTCGTCCCCGTGAGCCTCGCGCCGGCCTTGCCAGACACAGCCGCCACCAACCGCATCTACTGCGTGTCCGCCGACGACGTCGCGGCGCTTCAGGCTTCGGCGGGGTCCGGGCGCACGAAGCTGGAGGCGTTCACGGCGCACCTGTGGCAGCTCTACGCCAAGGCCGCAGCGGCCTCTCGGCGCCAGCAGCAGTCGTGCTGCATGGGCGTGGTGGTGGACGGGCGCACTCGCCTTCGCCGCGACGGCGCCATGGAGGCCTACTTCGGCAACGTGCTGACCATCCCCTACGGCGTCATGGGTACCGACGCCCTGCACGGCATGGCGCTCGCCGACGTAGCGGGCGACGTGCACCGGTGGGTGGCGGAGGCCGCGACCGGCGAGCACTTCCGCGAGCTCGTCAACTGGGTGGAGGCGCAGCGGCCGGAGCCCACGGTGGCGAGGGCGTACCTGGGCCGTGGCCACGGCGGCGAGGACGCGATGGCCTGCGTGGTGTCCTCGGGGATGCGGCTCCCCGTCGGCGAGGTGGACTTCGGGTGGGGCCGGCCGGCGTTCGCATCGTACCACTTCCCCTGGCCCGGCGGCGCCGGGTACGTGATGCCGATGCCGAGCGCGCGCGGGGACGGCGACTGGGTGGTGTACGTGCACGCGGCGCCggaggtggtggaggtgatgGAGGCCGAGCCGACGGTGTTCAGAGCGCTGGAGGAGGCTAACTACCTGTTCGACTGGGCGAATTGA